Part of the Camelus bactrianus isolate YW-2024 breed Bactrian camel chromosome 6, ASM4877302v1, whole genome shotgun sequence genome, CATCTAAAATTTCAcgaagcctgatttttttttggagagggtgggaaggaaaacCAGGCCAACATCTTAGATTTTATAAACATCTAGTTTTACAAACTTATTGTAAAAATCCAagtgaagagatggggaggggtgTTGGATGTTCACTTACTGATTCTCTAAAAAGATTTAGGGAGTGcatttttaagtcattttggGTCTTCTCTCAAGAGCTGTGGGGCAATGGAGTGGACATTTTTGCAGCGCCTGAAAAGGAGtaataaactgaattttaattgaAACAGTGATACCTGGgtactgatttttgttttgttttgtttgagacAGAAACGATCAGGATCCCTAAGAGATGTAGAGAAGAGAGTGGTTTGTCTCCTTCCTCGGACTATGAGCCAAAACAAATCAGCCCCTGATGGTCTGGGTTGAAAGGCAGCTCACTGGATAATTAACTCCATCTTTCCAGTCCACCCTAACTGTTTATTTAGTGTCACCCTGCATTACCGTCACTAGCACTTTCCTCTAAACAGGAGTTGCTGCAGGCTTTCACCTCCCAAAAGGAAATTCTTCTTAGCTTAGACAGATGCGATATTCAGGATGTACATTAGCTGACCAAAAAAAGTTGATTGAAAATTCAATGGAAGATAAGGAGTCTTGGAGAGTACCTTTCTGTAAACTTGCCCTGAGGCAATATTAGTaaagcaaaggaggcaagagtgtCTTAGATTCTTAAGAACAGATTCTTATAACACTCTTCTTTACTTTCCGGAAAGGTGCTTGGCATCTGATGTTGAGTGGTGTCTTCTGGCTCAAATCTGTGGGTTAGTGAGTCTCTGGGCCTGAGCCTTCTCAGAGCACAGCTTAAATCATCCCTTTTCCCCCAGGAGGCCAACCTACCTTCTTAAGTCCTATCCATGGGCACCCACCTTTTGATGACTCTACCCCTCAGTGACAAGACCCCACCAACTGAGACCAACGTTCCCGCCTGGACTTCAGAGTCTACTTGTCCCATCTGCCTCAGGTGTGAGACATCAGCACCTCGCACTGTCTGTGAACCCCCACATTACCTGATTGTGGAGAAACAAGCACAGGTGCTCAGAACCTTGAGGAAGGGAGgagatcagagagaaaaagaagagagaaaaagagaaatagatggattcagagagaggagagggggtgtgtgtgtgtgtgtatttgagagagaggtggggagaggagaagcAATGAGAAGAATGagacagtgaaagaaagaaaagaagagagtgtGAGATGGAgataagagagaaggaaggaatgagaaaTGGAGGTTCATAGAATGAATGAGCTTCGTCTTTCAGAATGAAAAGAGGATTAGGTAcaaggagaggcagagaaagacccATTTGGAAAGGGACCAGATGTggggacacacacagaggaagaggaTAACCTCTCCAAACATACAGACTCCAGCACTGTCCCCCTCCAATGTGAGTTCCCTCGCGGCGGTGTGTTTCAGCCAGCCTGTCTTTCTCCTTTCCCCGACCCCGGGACAATGTGGAGACTGTATTTTCAGGAGCCGCGCGGGGCGGCAGGGTTTTTAGCGGCAAGCGGGGCTCGCAGCCCGTTCTATTTGTCCAGgtgtgggcggggggggggggggggcggcggtCTGCCCGCGTTTTGGGCTGGGGCTGCTTTTTCCCACCAAGGAAGCGGGAAGCTCTGCTCGCGCGCTTCCCGCTTCCAGGAGAAAACTCCTTCCCCCTACcgccatacataaatatattaaggGAACAGACAAATCTTCATTGTTCAGAAATAAACCGAGGAGGCTGGCCGGCTCCCCTTGGCCCGGCGGAGCGaggctggaaggaagggagggagagaggcggGGGCCGCGCGGATCCGGTGTCACGTTGCAGATTCCCACTAAAGATAACGAAATGTGATCTATTTTTCAGAACAGCAAGTGGATGGGAAAGAACCTTGACAACACAAAACTCATTTACTAATGGACTGGTTTTGAGTTTCTCTTCTCCGGGTCCGCAAATCGCCCTGCCTGAGCCCTCGGCCTATTCAGAGCTCGCGGGGAGCAGCGTCCCCCAGGAGGCAGATGGGCGGCTGCTCCGGCGCCATGCCGCCGTCAGAACCCGGAATCCCAAGGGGCGAGGGCACCTGGAGTTTCCGACCAAGCGGAGGAAAAAGATGAAATTGTCACTTCAGCCAGAATCTGGGGAGTCTCCGCATTGCCCCAGAACGACGACGCTAACTTACTGAAGAAACTCCTCCCGAAGCCCTTCCCTTCCATACATCTGTAGGTAGAGTAGAATTCCCCCCTATCTTTCTTGATGGTAAAGGAATTCCCAGAAAGCGGGCTGGGAGCCTCGAAGCATCTCGCTCCAAGCCAAAAGGGAACCAAATGGATCCCGGCCAGAAGTTTTTGAACCAAGGCCTTATGTCAACCCGGCCGAGAAAACCCAGCACCAACTTGTGCTTCCGCATTGACTTTTCCATAGACCGGTTGTGCATACCCGGGGGTTACCTGCACAGAGGAGGCATAGAAGAACAGAAACCTGGCGTTGGGAGCCCCTTTCCAGCCGCGTTGCCCTCGGGAGCCGCGAAGCGACGAGGGCAGCAGCTGGAGTTGCTCGTTGCCTTTAAATCTCCGACGCATCTCTGTTTTCTTGTGATTTGCATTGACAGGAGGTTTTAAGTTACTAGAACAACTCAAACCTTTCTGTGTGCGATTTAAAATGGATCATTTGGTTTATGTGGTTTGTAAATTCATGTCATTTTACCTCTTTTAGTGGTTTTCAGTGAAAGCTTCCATTTTGGGAAACCTTATATATCCGAGccaataattaacatttataacaATTGGTTCCCCTAACCAAGGGATCGAAATAGCAGGTAGGCTCGTTGGTATAAAGCGAATAGCACTTTTCCTTTCTAGTCACGCGATCTACTGGGTTGAACGCTAGGAGGTTGGCGAGCCCGGGCATGGCCTCCAAGGATGAACACCATATCTCATCAACCCAGGTGCCCGAAATCGCCGCATCTACACGGATGTCTTTCCAGTTGTCGCCAACGTCTAGTACGTCTTGGTTCCTTTTGAAGAGAGATGAAAAGAAGTAGGCAGAGAGGACTGCAGGAAGCCGAAAAAAGGGTAGTCATATTGGTGTCTAATTTTCATCACTCCGCTCCTCTTCATCCCCTGCAACTTTATACTTGCCCTTCTTTGTCCAAGATATGCCTAATTTCCTATGCAAAATTGTTAATAATAAAGTACACCGCATATTCAACTTACCCTTTTGTCTTTTAAGAGACTTGGTTGTGCTTACAGtctcccaccctgctccccagccaCCGGCATACACACATTGTAGTTCTGCGCACTTGCTCTAAACTTTAGGGTATTAACTGATTTTTTAGAGGCGAGTTTAAGCCTCTGATCCCATCCTCACACAGCTGCCATGTCAATAAGGACTGGTCCAAGCAGAGACATTCCTTCTGCCAGGACACTGCAGTTCCTCAAGACTTCATCTGAAACATCATGAGCACTAAAATAAGACCGCGAGGGAAAATTACTAGACACATGGGCTTGGGCTCCGCTTTGCCAGGTTTCCAGTTTAGAAAGCAAGCCGTTGGGCACACTATGTGGTAGGGGCACTTTTGAAATAATATGCATccattaaatgcattttaaaataatcctaaacataatgaaatatcagcatgtttcctgagGTCTAATTGCATGGGATACTACAGGGTTTCAAAGATACAAAAAGCATTGTTTGGAAGTTCAGCAGGAGAAGCTCTTCGTGCCTACTCAGAGTCTCCCAAGGGACAGCGAGGAGGTAGAAACCCTTCATgagtttaaagtgtacattgcAGGGTGCACTGGATTGGGtgcattattttaaaaccatataaataataaaaggggAAACCCACACAGTGCTTCTCCTTCTCCCACTTATGTCTCAATATGCAAATTGTTCTGCCTTGCTGGGCTCTTGCTGAtggaataaaaacatatttaaagaagACAAGCAAGTTTAAAGGACCTAGAGTTTGTTCTTTGCAATCACTAAGAGGACACATTTAAATCAAAAGCATTTTTGAAGTGTacttaaaattctgttttgaaCTTATCTAATCAGAGATAAGTATAGTCATAAAGTCACTCTCCTTCCACTGTTTGGCTCCCCTTATCTACACGCATTGTTCTTATCTGCTGCCAGTCTCAGCTACTGACAATAGATTATCTTTGTTTAGAGACTCTAAttgttttcaaaatctttttaatAATTGCTTTGGAACAAGGTGTGCAAATGAGGCTTAAGATAATTACAGCTTCATTTGTTTGTGTAGTTTTACTAAGCATTctccacacatacacaaaataacaaataatGGGACTGAAATTGCAGGGCATCTCTCCTTCCCTGGCAGTAAAATAGGCCAGCATTgcaatctacacacacacacacacacacacacacacacacctctttaTTAAATCTACTTGGAGCCGTTGTCGCCCTCGGTTTGAGGGCAGTGTCCCTTTCAGAACAGGACAAAGATTATGTTACAACCGGACGGCTATTGGAGCCGGAcacagttttatttaatttacacCCCATCCAGCGCCTTTCGTGCGAGGTTCCCGAAGCATTTTTGCTAATAGCAAGCAAAACTTCTCAGCGTTCCTCGGTAGCAGAGGTGGCCTTGGAAAATGCAACCGCGCAGATAGGGAAACCGAGTCCAGAAGCCTTCCGATTTAAAGTATAGAACATTAAGATATCAAATCACAAATCAACCCTCGGAATCTCTATCTGCTTGGTAACTATGCTCTCTAAACAGCTCTTCAAGTGGTCCCAAACAGTCACGGCCATTTGAGAATGAGGGAAGCGCTATACGGTTTGGAGTACTTGTGCCCTTTAGAAGacggtgggggcaggagggaagagaggaggaaattaggtttgGCTCCTGGAGCTGAAGGCAGTCCTGAGAGAAGCCATTCTTCCAGCGACTGCAGCCTGGAGCACTGGTCTGCTTTTGTATTATTTATCGCGTTCCATAAGCTATTCATCAATCCATTACTTATTTATTCCAACATTAAGGTAATTAAATATGAGCTCACCGGGAAAGGGCAAGTCTTcaagggacagggacaggggtacggagggagaagaggggaatTAGAAGATTTGAAGTCATTGATTTGTGCAGAGATGTGCGCGGCTGCCCTTAGGTGACACTGCAGAGGGGGCTCACTTTGCAAGGTCCTGACTTGCTCACCCATTCCCACCGCCTGATGTCCCTGGGaagtcctgctccctcctcctccccacctctcatggtcccactcctcccaccactccccagccccagctccacaGCCTCGCCCTCCCCTCTCGGGGCGGCGCGGCCtcgcggccgggccgggcggcgCGCGGGCTGGCCAGCCCCGGATAGGCGCCGCCTGCAGCCAATCAGCACGCCAGGGACTCTGCGCGCTTtaaggcagctgcctggagaacAGAAACCAAGTTCCCCGGCAACGAGCAGCATCCACCCGGCGGGAGGCCGGAGCCAGCGAGGCCCGAAAAGCTTCGGAGTGAGCCGGCCGGCCGTTCCTTTCCCAGCGCACTCCCTACTCCTCCTCCTCTTACTCGGCCGCCCGCGCCCAAGTCTCGACTCGTGATTTCGCCTTCGCAAAGCCTAGGGAGGGGGTTAGGAGCAGACGCGCCCTCATCCCTGCAGCTGCCTCGCCCTGCTTTTTCGGTTTTGCTCCCTGCCGCGTGCGTCCGGGCGGTGCGCCCCGGCAGGCCCAAGCCATGTCGATGCTGCCATCGTTCGGCTTCACGCAGGAGCAAGTGGCGTGCGTGTGCGAGGTTCTGCAGCAAGGCGGGAACCTGGAGCGCCTGGGCAGGTTCCTATGGTCTCTGCCCGCCTGCGACCACCTGCACAAGAACGAAAGCGTGCTCAAGGCCAAGGCCGTGGTCGCCTTCCACCGCGGCAACTTCCGCGAGCTCTACAAGATCCTGGAAAGCCATCAGTTCTCGCCTCACAACCACCCTAAGCTGCAGCAACTGTGGCTGAAGGCGCACTACGTGGAGGCCGAGAAGCTGCGCGGCCGGCCCTTAGGTGCGGTGGGCAAATACCGGGTGCGCCGAAAATTCCCGTTGCCGCGCACCATCTGGGACGGCGAAGAAACCAGCTACTGCTTCAAGGAGAAGTCACGGGGCGTTCTGCGGGAGTGGTACGCGCATAACCCCTACCCCTCGCCGCGTGAGAAGCGGGAGCTGGCCGAGGCCACCGGCCTCACCACCACCCAGGTCAGCAACTGGTTTAAGAACCGGAGGCAAAGAGACCGGGCCGCCGAGGCCAAGGAAAGGTACGCGGCGTGCTTCCCGCTGCTGGGGCGACCCCGGGAAGCCTTCCTTTTCCCTCCGCCCCTTCCCGCCCCCGCAGGCACCAGGAACCGCGTCCTCCCCTCCGGCCCGAGCCTGTCTGCGGGTTGGCGCCCAGGCCTCCGCGGCACTGCGGCGAAAGTTCGTGAACTCTGAGATCTCTTGTTAGGGATTGGGGACTTATCTGATTTGAGAGTCCGCGCGTGGGTTTCCTGGGATGTGAGTGTCGGGAAATGTTAAAAATGTTGGCCCTAGATTTCTTTTTCATGCCTCCCTGTCTGGCTGGGGCGAGGAGTGGCGGGTGGAGAGTGAGTTTCTAGAACTAGAAGGTAAGTCTTGATTGGCATCGCAAGGCAAGGGGTTCGGTGGGAGGGTCTCAAACCCTTTTCTTCTTGCTCCCCAGAGGGTTGGAGCTGGCCTGAAACTTCTGCTCAGCCTCCACTCCCGCCCCGTCCTTCATTCGCTCCTTCCTGGTAGTCTTGGGAGAGAGGTCCTGCTTCATTCCGTACTAGCTGTACAAAGGGAGGAGTCTTTCAAAAGAAATCCACAGAAAAGAGAGCTTTGGGAGAGTTGCCGCTGCGTTTACTGCCCGGCGCCCCAAGCCCAGAAAGGATTGTTCCTTGCCATTTCTCTCGCGCTTGGCCCGGCGCCGCGGCGGGTCAGTCTGGCTGTCCGCGCCGCCGCCTCGGGCGCGGAAGGGGGCTCCAGTAGCAGACTTCTCTCGTCCCGGAGTTCAGAAATCAGTGTTTTTTTAAACCTGTCTTTGCCTCCGCcctccttgccccaacaccccCGGCCACCTGGCCCGGCTACCCCAGAGTGCTGTAGGTTTCCAACCGAGATTCGGAAGAGCGTCGGGGAGGCGGTGGCGGTGGCGAGAGCGCTCCCGGGAGCCGAGCAGTTTGGGGAAAACTCGAGCGCCCGGGACCCCTGGGTTTCTTTTGTTCGCTTCGGAGCCTGGGGGCCGAAGGTGTCGTCGCCTTGTTCCCCTCCGGGTGGAAAAGCAGAATCTGGATAAATTCAGCTGAAATGGGCTTTCTGGGAGAGAGAGACTGTGAGGGATGGGGAGTGAGAGACAGGCGGTCCCAGGGCATGGGGAGTACTCTGAAGGCAGAAGCCGCGAGGGCTTCGAGATCCTGCAGTGTACCAGCATCGAGCGCGCAGACCGACGCTCCGCTACACCGCGCCGGCTCCGGCTGTGCGGGGTCGCGAAGTTCCCCTTCCGGGAAAGGGTGCGCCGGTGTGGATGTCCTCAGAGGAGTTGAGAGAGGGCGGTGAGGGACTGAGGACTGAGCGGGTAACACGGGGACGGGGACAGCagagttccagtttgatgttagTTACAAAACGGCTGTCTTTTAAGCGAGGCCCGAGGGCCCACTCCCTGATGAAATGGAGAGACTGGCTGCGCTCCCTGTGTTTACTCAGGTCACTGGGCCGCTCTGGACACCACTTCCCATGACCTGTCCTGTGTCTGAAACCACAACCTCCGGGCAGGGGCAGGGAAACTCGACGTTTAATTGTTTCCTCAGATGGGAACAGGAGAATTGACTTGATTCACCCCCCCCAAACATCTGTGCATTGGGCGCTGTTTTTCCCTGATCATTTTCTTCATCACTAACAACAATTTGTTGGAAGATTTTCAAACTTAGTTACTTCTAGATGTGTCACTTGTTGATTAAAAATAACCGcttgaacaaaaatttaaaaatattttttgtgtgtttcaaaTAAGCTCTGCTGATCTGGCTTTCTGAAATGTGGAAGAGGAAAGGACCTGGGTCCCCAGGAGCTCTGTCTGTAGCTCCCCATTTCTCAAgtcccctctgcctcctcacttCCCCCAGAACCCTTGGGGATGGGTGAGAGGACACAGCTCCTCCATTTGGGTCAATGACTGATTGCACAATGGCCCTTTCCTCCTTccagctcctctctctccatctaacacttttttttaacctactttttttttttttaaccatatggtGTTGTCCTCTATTTCTTAGGGAGAACACCGAAAACAATAACTCCTCCTCCAACAAGCAGAATCAACTCTCTCCTCTGGAAGGGGGCAAGCCGCTCATGTCCAGCTCAGAAGAAGAATTCTCACCTCCCCAAAGTCCAGACCAGAACTCGGTCCTTCTGCTGCAGGGCAATATGGGCCACGCCAGGAGCTCAAACTATTCTCTCCCGGGTTTAACGGCCTCACAGCCAGGCCACGGCCTGCAAGCCCACCAGCATCAGCTCCAGGACTCCCTACTGGGCCCCCTCACCTCCAGTCTGGTGGACTTAGGGTCCTAAGAGGGGAGGGACTGGGGCCTCAACACAGTGACTAGGGACACTTGTAAATAGAAATCAGGAACATTTTTGCAGCTTGTTTCTGGGGTTATTTGCGCATAAAGGAATGGTGGACTTTCACAGAtacctttttaaaactcaaaCCAACAGTGATCTCAAGCTTAATGCCCTCTTCTCTTCGACTCTTTCCAGTTTTGCATTTCCCCTCCCAGTGTGGagatcaggaaaaaagaaaaaacccaaacaaacaaaaacatccaGTCACCCAGCCTGATTCTTGGCaacccgtgttcctgcttcagttatgtctctcttttctttctttctttttttaaaaatgaatgagaattACAAAGCAACtggattttaattatttccttttaatttatttatggaaaaatgtttggagaataggaaaaggaaatgaaaacaagagagaaagagagagagaagtcaaaATCGTGAAAAGAGCCTCCAGCCTGGGAGGAACTGGTTGCATTCTTAAGATGAATAGGAAAAATATGATCTTACAACTTTTTTGATGGGGAAAATTAAgtttacatttttcatatttagtGTTAAACAATTTTATGTAgattaaaatgaaagaacagtattagggggaaaaaacaagtGCCTAAATGTCTTAATGCTCTCAATGTGAGGCAGTTAGAAGTAGAAGTGACCATTAGAAATACAACTATTTTTGTCAAATTTAGTgtggttttttggttgttgtttgttttcttgggtttttttttatggcaaactttaaaaatgtaccaATGTGAAAAAACACTTTCCTGAATGCCATTACTTCTTATGCCCTCAAAGCTTTCATATCTGTACCCCACCCCTGTTAAGGGTTTCTCCTGTTCCTAGTTTCTAGCTTGCAACAATACACAACAAATCTGGCAACCTGGTTTTTGTTACTAAAACAGCATGTGTTTTCAGGTTTCTTTTCTATTGTACCTAAACCAGTCTAAATTAAAACTTAGTAGAACACCAGGAGTACCGATTCTGTTTCTGAAAGGTGAGTTGTGTTTTGCTGTCATTGGgccgttttttgtttttttttttaatgatgttttcttgctttcttactTAATGATGGTTATGAATTGCAGGGTACTTTAAAGGCCATCTCCTGAACCAGGAGTGGTGACTGAGTTAATTATATGACAGAAAAAGTGAATTTAGTTttgggatatttatttattttaaaaaattatttagataTGCAGTTTTGGTTACCACCAGCTCTTCTCCACAGCATTCATATGTTAACTCAGTTCTTTTGTATTATTAACAAGTTTATGACAAGACTGTGAAGGTAAAATAATTTATCTGCCTGGGGGGGAAAGGGGAACTCGAACAAGGGTAGCAACATTGTGAATTAATCTGTACAAACAGAAAGCAAACCAGCAGGACAGGAGCTCTTTGCAGTGTTGCAGGATAGCGTCCAGAAAAATCCCAGTAATTATGTAGGCTCCATATTATTTTTGCCTGAGGCAAAAATGATGTATCTTtgtatttagcttttaaaattagtgaaacaaatggcattatttattaaaattctacTCAGGATAACAGGCTTGCTTGTGCTTTGTAAAATATTGTTTCCCAGAGGAAGTCTATTTATTTTCTGACATGAcagtttcaaaattttaatttttctccctctATGTCACCattaacttctttctttcttcttactcATTCCTATCTTTCCTGTCCTGATCTAGAAGGGGATGGGCAGGGCATTAAGGCCTTATTacggatttcttttttttaatgtcagatgGCTTTGACTGAGTTCAAGGGAGAAAGGGTCACTGTATTTAACTGTAGTCACTTTTACTTATAAAGTCATTTTTCCCCTCAATGATGGACAGATGTTCACACAGCCGCTCAGAGACCATCATTTGGATTGGGAGCTCAGGGTCCCAATCTCCCTTGTTAGTGTTTTGGATCATTAAGTTGGTGTTTATTTAAGTCACTAGGGTGTTTATTCTCCACGTCTTGGGCCACGGAGAAATGCCACCCTCTGCAGGAGGGGCTCTCACAGGGGTTCTCCTCGCATTCTTCACATTCACTCCCCAAAACAAACACCCTGCACAAAGATAGCTTTCAATGACCCTGACAGGCTTCAAAGGACACCGCGGAAATCTCCCTGGAAAATAGGAAGGGCCAATTACTTTAATTTCTTACATGCCCTCTCTTCCTACTCTGATGACTACCCCCCACTCTTCCAGCTCTGTTTAGTATAATTTTAGACTCCTGGAAGTTCTGTCTCCCTGGGCGCCTGGGCCCACTTCCTGCTCCCTTGGTTGGTGAATCTTGGAAATGTCTGCAGATCTGGCGAGTAGAGCGGGCCCGTCCTGTAAAAGCCCCTGTGATTACTGCTTGTAAACTCGTTAAAAGGACAGTTTTCTGTCACAGTCATAAACTCTTTGTAAAATCCCTGGCATTTGATCCAGAGCGCGCATATTCCAGATGTGTTTAATAAGAAATTGCACAATGTGCCTCCCTTACCATCCTCCTCTCAGTCTGGCTAAACCGGGGACAAACAGGAGGAGGCAAGAAAGCTGCATATTGCTTTGAGTTTTCTTGGTAATCATTTTAGAGCGATCATTAGAGGGAACTaaccatattttttttccctcgaGGAAATCTTCAAGGACCAGCTGTTAAGGGACCTCCAATTTACCTTCTCGGCCTCGTAGTTTAACTGAATCAAAAGCCgcttttccatttctcctttaCAGATTTCATAACTATAGACAAAGTAATGAACAGCAGCTTATAAGTAAAGTGTTTTTAGGATAAAACTTCACAGAATTTTGCCaagtaaaattaaacacacacacgcacacacacacgggctattttttaatttttggacgTTTTAAATCTGAACACAGGATTGTTCAGGTCCCCACTACCTGTTCGCCTTGACCTCTTGGCTGAAGCTTCCTATATACTCAGGAGACCAAGGGCTCTGGCCGGTGGTTCGTGAATTTGGCTTAGCAGGTAAGGATTTAAGAGCGCTCAAAGCCCCACTAACTGCGGGCTGGGAAAACGGCGCCGCTGGGGTCTGGCACTGCAGGTCTTGAACTATTCTCTAGCCAAGGACAGCTTGGTCTTGACCCTGAGATGAAGTGGACGCGTCCAGGAAGAGACAGTGGCGTTGGCGCTTATGTTCGAACTTTGAGTTTGCTGAGCAGTGACCCTTGTCACGTTGCTTTCCCCCGCACCCTGAGGGCCAGTCCGGCACCTGGCACTGACCCCGCGTGGAGcagccttccctctgctctgCCGCCGCCGCGCCTGCAGCGGAGACTGTGGGCGAAGGAGCTCCAGTCCTACCACTTCCCCCGCCTGGAGGTCTTTGGTCGATCGAGTCTTCAGGCAGAACTCCAGGTTGGGGAGCTAGAGGCTTCCGTTCCACGCTACTCTGGCTGCAAAAAACTGGAGGAGCTTCTCCTGCCACCTGCAGACTCCGGAGGCTGCTCTGGCCGCTCTGCCCTCCCGAGGCGCGGGCAGTCAGGACGCCGCCCTCTGTCCCCCTCCGCTGCTAGTCCCCTTCACCGCTTGCGAGAACCGCGCGCGTCCCGGGAGCCGCACCACAGCGCAGCTCCAGGCGCGGGGCCTGATGGTCCGGCCCGCGGAGCCCCTGAAAGCAGAGGCTGCCAGCCTGGCCTCGAAGGGTCAGGCCGTGGAGGAGGCCGCAGCCTGAGCTTCGCGAGACAACGCAGCTGCCGTGGCCTTGGGCACCTCGGAGCCACATCCCAAACCCAAGTCGGGTCTCGCTCTCCAAGTCAAGGAGTTAGTTCGGGGCGAGGCACGTGAGCCGCGCCAGACGCAGGATTGCGGGTTGGACCAGGCCCGGTTACGGCGGGATGAAGCAGCCTGGGCCACCTGCGGCTCCCGGGCCGCGCGGCAGGTGGGAGCGCTCCCTCGTTCTCAGACGCCGCGCTGTGGGCCCAGGACAGCCGGCTCAGGCCTCAGAGCCTGGTCGGGAGGCTGCCTAGGCTCCGCCACCCTTCCTGCTTCAGGTATGGCCCGTTTCCTTTGCTTCCTGCCGCCTCGGCTTTGGCTCTCCGACCTGGGCTCTTCACCCGCGCTCTCGGGGGAGGGGTACCAGCCAGAGGGCGCCCCTTCCTGGGCTTGTCACTAGAACTTCAACAGCCTAGGAGAGCGGCCCTGCTCTTTAGAGTCGCAGTCAGGACCAGGCGGCAGCTCGGCTTCCTTGGCGAGGCCTGGTCGGGCGTTTCCCCCATGGCCCGTGGCTCCAGGGCGAGCAGCAGCCTCTTCTCCGCGCACCGTCCGGGGCCCCAACAGGAAGACGCGGGCAGAGGCCCGCAGCGCGCTTCGGAATGGGCTGTGGCGGGGCACACTGCCCTTCTTTGGTAGCATAGGCGGCGCTGACAGGAACAGGTGGGTCAAAGTTAAGGTGAGGAGACTCGCTGGTGGCCCACGTGCTCTCTGTGctccatttctccttttttttgaGCTCTTCCCAGGAGTAGAAGACCAAAAATTCTCCCTAACTACCTCCTCCAGCCGCCCGAAGGCAGAGGAACTAGTGTCTGTGCCCACTTCGTCCCCAGGGGCAATTCACACCAAGGATACTCGAGGGCTCAGTCCTTTAGCCCGCAGGTATGCTCAGCAACCTTAGGCGGGAACTTATGAGTCCCTTCAAGGTCACAGTgttccctccccccgccccctacCCCCGGCCCCCAAGTCTGATTGAATCCAAGAGCTCCATCTGAAAGATTCTCTAAAGATCTGGGTAAGCCAGTCAGGACCGAAAAGTCAAAATCATGGGCGAATTGTTGGCTTATTGTCTTACCCAGAAAAAGTATTGCCCTGGGAAGGCCTCATTTTCTCTAATGTTTTAAGCCGACTATACACACAACTTCGTTCCAGCTGATGAAATTGGAAACCCGTTCTCCCACTGAGGATGGCAATCAGTGTTTTAGGCACTGTGGTCCTTTCAGACAGCGAGGAACAACACTGCAGtagcatttaaaaacaaagagaaagaggctGCTTGAGGCGCGTGGACG contains:
- the SIX1 gene encoding homeobox protein SIX1; this encodes MSMLPSFGFTQEQVACVCEVLQQGGNLERLGRFLWSLPACDHLHKNESVLKAKAVVAFHRGNFRELYKILESHQFSPHNHPKLQQLWLKAHYVEAEKLRGRPLGAVGKYRVRRKFPLPRTIWDGEETSYCFKEKSRGVLREWYAHNPYPSPREKRELAEATGLTTTQVSNWFKNRRQRDRAAEAKERENTENNNSSSNKQNQLSPLEGGKPLMSSSEEEFSPPQSPDQNSVLLLQGNMGHARSSNYSLPGLTASQPGHGLQAHQHQLQDSLLGPLTSSLVDLGS
- the LOC123618867 gene encoding uncharacterized protein LOC123618867; protein product: MKWTRPGRDSGVGAYVRTLSLLSSDPCHVAFPRTLRASPAPGTDPAWSSLPSALPPPRLQRRLWAKELQSYHFPRLEVFGRSSLQAELQVGELEASVPRYSGCKKLEELLLPPADSGGCSGRSALPRRGQSGRRPLSPSAASPLHRLREPRASREPHHSAAPGAGPDGPARGAPESRGCQPGLEGSGRGGGRSLSFARQRSCRGLGHLGATSQTQVGSRSPSQGVSSGRGT